TGAAGCCGTCACCATTGGGGGTTATGGGATTTCTCGTTACGCGGCATTGAACTGGGGTAACATAGAAAGTGAATTGTGCCGAAAGAGTGTTGGGGCCGCAGTGAGAGGTGTCAACATTGTCGCTGGCGATAACGGTGACCGTGACGCTGTCTTCGTCCATCATTGCTACGCCTGCTTCGAGAGCGTTAATGTGGATGTCACCTACGGTGTCCACATGCGACAGGGCATACGATGTGACATCATATGTTCCCAAACTTGTGGTCAAAGTTATGTTTACAGATGACGTGTCGAGCCCCGAGGCAAAGGGTTGGTCATCGTAGGCATCTCGCAATGCGATGGTTATTCTTACCACTGGCGACCCGACAATACTTCCATTGCCCGGCGAGCTTCCCCTGATAATCGGTGGGTCAGTATCGACGAAAAAGACAAATGTATCGACTCCACTATAATTTCCACCAACATCGAGGATTGAATCGATGAGGATTGTAACCACTCCCGAAGAGAAGAAATCGGTGCGCGATGGTGTAAAAATCAATGTGTCGTAAGAAAGAGAAAGCTCAGGGTCACCCCAGCGGTATACTCGCCCTCCTATTCGGAAAACAAGGCTATCGGGAACTATGTCCAATGTATGGGTTATGAGGATTTTTATCGTTTGGTCTGTGCACGCGGTATAAGAGCTTTCTGGTGGGTCGAAAAGCGTTGCTGATAGCTGAGAGTATGCAGGGATAGTAATTAATAGAATTATCGCCAAAAAAACGAGCCCTTTCAAACTCATTACGCCTCCTTTTTGAAACATAGCGAAGCACTAATCAAGATAATACGATATTCTCTACTGTCAATATCAATTGGTTGTGGTTGGTTTCGCTTTTGGCAGATATGGTTTTAGTCTTGCTTTTTGGATAAAAAAAAGCGGTCCCTTTGGGACCGCTCCAACGACCATATATCCCGACACTCAGGGATTTGGCTCAATTATTTCGAGGACCGCTCTCTTGCCCTGCTTGGCGGCTACGGCGTTAAGCAAGGTCCTTATAGCTCTTGCGGTTTGTCCACCTTTGCCTATGACCTTGCCCAGATCGCCTTCCCCTACTCTCAGCTCGAATACTGTGGTTCTCTCGCCAGCGATCTCGCGGACATCCACATAATCGGGATGATCCACCAGCGCTTTTGCAATGTTCTCCACGAATGACTTAAGATCAGTCATCATCTACCTCCTTGTTCACTCTAACTCGCCGACTCCGATTGAGCCGCTGTGTCTACTTGGGTTGACTCTCTCTTCTCTGCCGTTAACCTCCTTACTATATCACTCCAAATCCCTTTGCGGGAAAGTATGGATTTAACGCTTTTTGTAGGCTTAGCACCCTTCCTAAGCCAATAAAGTAACCTATCGACCTTAACCTCGACCACTTCGGGGTCGGGGATGGGGTCGTAGTAGCCGAGCCTTTCTATAAACCTTCCATCCCTCGGGAAACGAGAATCCGCGACTACAAGCCTGAAAAACGCCCTATTCCGTCTCCCGCCTCTTCTGAACCTTATAGACAAAGCCAATTCTAACCTCCACTAATAACTACCAAAGTTATAATAATTATCTTGCATTACCTGTCAAGTTAAAAGTAATCGGCAATGTATTGTTAAAACTGAATTTTTTATGTCACATACGCTCTTAAATTTTT
The bacterium DNA segment above includes these coding regions:
- a CDS encoding KH domain-containing protein, encoding MTDLKSFVENIAKALVDHPDYVDVREIAGERTTVFELRVGEGDLGKVIGKGGQTARAIRTLLNAVAAKQGKRAVLEIIEPNP
- the rpsP gene encoding 30S ribosomal protein S16; this encodes MALSIRFRRGGRRNRAFFRLVVADSRFPRDGRFIERLGYYDPIPDPEVVEVKVDRLLYWLRKGAKPTKSVKSILSRKGIWSDIVRRLTAEKRESTQVDTAAQSESAS